The following coding sequences lie in one Silene latifolia isolate original U9 population chromosome 5, ASM4854445v1, whole genome shotgun sequence genomic window:
- the LOC141656444 gene encoding protein trichome birefringence-like 4, with the protein MSSITQFLKSKGLLIPTSLTLTLVIFTVLLNHNKPFTPFTSTFVPSLIGAETGSIPIKNGSNSNTSCDIFDGRWVHDKSYPIYPPGSCPFIDKFSCFDHGRSDLGYLSYRWQPRGCDIPRFDGAKMLEMLRGKRLVFVGDSLNRNMCLALICALSNHTKITKLEEPKDLYAFKVMDYNCSITNIEAPFLVDRDMQRGTLRLDKIEHKASEYYDADFLIFNTGRWWNPSKAKKGESFFQEGDFVHSKMDLGEAYGKALNTWAKWVDGNVNKSKTRVFFSGITAAHFSGGQWNSGGNCNGETEPITNATLLTRYPRLMRTLESVISNMSTPVTYLNITRMTGYRKDAHPSIYWQSKTVRRPGMHQDCTHWCIPGVPDSWNQLLYVSLLSSSNSSTRTH; encoded by the exons ATGTCCTCCATCACACAATTCCTCAAATCGAAAGGACTATTAATCCCAACATCATTAACCTTAACCCTCGTCATTTTCACAGTTTTACTGAATCATAACAAACCATTTACTCCTTTCACTTCCACATTTGTACCCTCTTTAATTGGAGCTGAAACCGGTTCGATTCCGATTAAAAACGGGTCAAATAGCAATACTTCTTGCGATATATTTGATGGAAGATGGGTTCATGATAAATCCTACCCGATTTATCCACCTGGGTCGTGCCCATTTATTGATAAGTTTAGTTGTTTTGATCATGGTCGCTCTGATCTTGGTTACTTGTCCTATAGATGGCAACCTCGAGGGTGCGACATCCCAAG GTTTGATGGGGCGAAGATGTTGGAGATGCTAAGAGGGAAAAGATTGGTATTTGTTGGGGACTCACTCAACAGAAATATGTGCTTAGCTTTGATTTGTGCTTTGAGTAATCATACAAAGATTACCAAGTTAGAAGAGCCTAAAGACCTTTATGCATTCAAAGTGATG GATTACAATTGCAGCATAACCAACATAGAAGCACCATTCCTGGTAGACAGAGACATGCAACGAGGAACGTTAAGGCTTGACAAAATTGAACACAAGGCGTCCGAGTATTATGATGCTGATTTTCTCATATTCAACACAGGACGCTGGTGGAATCCTAGTAAAGCCAAAAAAGG GGAGAGCTTCTTCCAGGAAGGTGATTTTGTTCATAGTAAAATGGATTTGGGAGAAGCGTATGGAAAAGCTCTCAATACTTGGGCGAAATGGGTAGACGGAAATGTTAACAAGAGCAAAACCCGGGTTTTCTTTTCTGGCATCACTGCTGCTCATTTCAG CGGCGGCCAGTGGAATTCGGGTGGAAATTGCAATGGCGAAACAGAACCAATCACAAATGCTACATTGCTAACTCGATACCCTCGCTTGATGAGGACGCTTGAATCAGTGATCTCAAATATGAGCACACCGGTTACATACCTCAACATTACTCGGATGACTGGATATAGAAAAGATGCACATCCTTCAATATACTGGCAGTCGAAAACTGTTAGGCGGCCTGGAATGCATCAGGATTGCACCCATTGGTGCATTCCCGGAGTTCCAGACTCCTGGAACCAGCTTCTGTATGTTTCTTTGTTATCGTCTTCTAATAGCTCCACTAGAACTCACTAG